The Fundidesulfovibrio soli genomic interval GGTGGTGTGCGCGACGCTTCGGCCCATGTCGGCCTACGCCGTGGCCATGACCGGCCAGGGCGCGGCCGTGACCATCACCGCCCTGACAGCCCTGTTCGTGTGCCTGGCCCCCACCACCATCGGCGGGCTGCTCTCGGCCATCGGCATCGCGGGCATGGACCGCCTGATCCAGTCCAACGTCATCGCCACCTCGGGCCGCGCCGTGGAAGCCGCCGGGGACGTGGACGTGCTGCTTCTGGACAAGACCGGCACCATCACCCTGGGCAACCGGCAGGCCACGACCTTCCTGCCCGTGAAGGGCGTGGACGAGCGCGAACTGGCCGAGACCGCCCAGATGGCATCCCTGGCCGACGAAACCCCCGAGGGCCGCTCCATCGTGGTCCTGGCCAAGGAGCGCTTCGGCATCCGCGGCCACGAACTGCACGACCTGAGGGCCACGTTCGTGCCCTTCACCGCGCAGACCAGGCTCTCCGGCGTGAACCTGCCGGGACGCAGCCTGCGCAAGGGGGCGCCCGACGCCATCAAGGCCCTGGCCGAGCAGTCCGGCGAGCGCATCCCGGAGGAACTGGACCGCTTCATCCACGATGTGGCCAAGTCCGGCGGTACGCCCCTGCTCGTGGCGGAAAACGGCCGGCCGCTCGGCGTGGTCTGGCTCAAGGACATCGTGAAGGGAGGCATCAGGGACCGTTTCGCCGAACTCCGCTCCATGGGCATCAAGACCATCATGGTCACCGGCGACAATTCGCTCACGGCGGCGGCCATCGCGGCCGAGGCGGGCGTTGACGACTTCCTGGCCGAGGCCACGCCGGAGGCCAAGCTGGCGCGCATCCGCCAGTACCAGGCCGAAGGCAAGATGGTGGCCATGACCGGCGACGGCACCAACGACGCCCCGGCCCTGGCCCAGGCGGACGTGGGCGTGGCCATGAACTCCGGCACGCAGGCCGCCAAGGAGGCCGGGAACATGGTGGACCTGGACTCCAACCCCACCAAGCTCCTGGAGGTGGTGGCCATCGGCAAGCAGCTGCTCATGACGCGCGGCTCGCTGACCACCTTCAGCATCTCCAACGACATAGCCAAGTACTTCGCCATCATCCCGGCCGTGTTCGCGGGCATCTACCCGCAGCTCGGGGCGCTGGACGTGATGGGGCTGGCCACGCCGAAATCGGCCATTCTCTCGGCCGTGGTGTTCAACGCCCTGGTCATCATGTTCCTGATCCCCCTGGCCCTCAAGGGCGTGAAGTACGTGCCCCTCCCGGCGGCCGTGGCCCTGCGCCGCAACCTGCTCCTCTATGGGCTGGGGGGGCTCCTGGTGCCCTTCGCGGGCATCAAGCTCATCGACATGATCATCGCCGCCCTTGGCTGGGCGTAGGAGGCGTCCATGTTCTCCATCTTCATCAAGCAGTTGAAGCCCGCCGTCCTGATGCTCTTTTGGATGACCCTGCTGACCGGCCTGGCCTACCCCCTGGGCATGACCGGGCTGGGCGCGGCCCTGTTTCCCGCCCAGGCGGGAGGGAGCCTGATCAAAACGGACGGGGGCGTGGCCGGTTCGGCCCTGATCGGCCAAGCCTTCGCCTCGGACAAATACTTCCACGGCAGGCCCTCGGCCACCTCGCCCTACGAATACAACGCGGGGGCGTCGGCGGGCTCGAACCTGGGGCCGTCCAACCCGGCGCTCTTCGAGGCCGTGGCGGAAAGGGCCGCCGGGATCACCGCGGAGAACGGCGGCGGGCCCGTGCCCATGGACCTCGCGACGGCCTCGGCCAGCGGGCTGGACCCGCACATCACCCCCGAGGCCGCGGCCTTCCAGCTCGCCCGGGTGGCCAAGGCCCGGGACATGTCGCCAGGTACGTTGGCCGAACTGGTGGCGAAGCACACCCGGGACAGCCTGTTCGGGTTCTGGGGTGAGCCCCGGGTGAACGTGCTGCAACTCAACCTGGCCCTGGATGCGGCGGGAAAGAAAGAGTAAGGCGCAACCATGAGAGACGAGGACCAGCGCCCCGATCCTGACGCCCTGCTGGCCATGGTCCAGCGCGATGAAGCCGACAAACGCAAGGGACGGCTGAGGATATTCCTCGGCATGGCCCCCGGCGTGGGCAAGACCTACGCCATGCTGGAGGCGGCCCGCCTCAAGATGTCCGAGGGCCTCGACCTGCTGGCCGGGATCGTGGAGACCCACGGCCGCGAGGACACCGAGGCCCTCACGTACGGCATGCCGGTGCTGCCGCGCCAGGCCATCGACTACAAGGGGCACGCGCTCCAGGAGTTCGACCTGGACGGCGCGCTGGCGCGCCGGCCGGCCCTGATCCTGGTGGACGAGCTTGCCCACACCAACGTCCCCGGATCGCGCCATCCCAAGCGCTGGCAGGATGTGGACGAACTTCTGGAGCACGGGCTGGACGTCTGGACCACGCTCAACGTCCAGCACCTGGAGAGCCTGAACGACATCGTGGCCCAGATCACCGGGGTGCGCGTGCGCGAGACCGTGCCCGACGCCATGCTGGAGAAGGCCGAGTCCGTGATTCTGGTGGATCTGCCGCCCGAGGACCTGCGCCAGCGCCTGAGCGAGGGCAAGGTGTACCTGCCCAGGCAGGCCGAATGGGCCGGGGAGAACTTCTTCCGCACCGGGAACCTGAGCGCGCTGCGCGAGCTGGCGCTGCGCTCCACCGCCAACCGGGTGAACACCGAGGTGCTGATCTACCGCCAGGGGCACTCCATCCAGACCACCTGGCCCACGGCGGAGCGCATCCTGGTCTGCGTGGGTCCGTCGCCCACTTCCGCCACCCTGGTCCGCGCCGCCAAACGACTGGCCGACGGGCTGCACGCACCCTGGCACGCCCTGTACATCCAGCAGCGGCCGGAGGGAGAGGTCACCACAAGGGCCATGGTGAACCTGAACCTGGCCCAGGAGCTGGGCGCCCAGACGCACGTGCTGGCCGGGGGAGACGTGGCCCGGCTCATCGTGGGGTTCGCCAGGCAGCACAACGTCACCCGGATCGTGATCGGCAAGCCCGTCAAGCACACCCTGCTGGACATGCTGCGCGGCAGCCCCGTGGATCAGCTGGTGCGCCTTTCCGGGGAGATCGACGTCCACGTCATCAAGGGCCAGGACACGAAGGGCTCCGCACCCGCCAAGCCCAGAGCGATTCCCCGGCCGCAGTGGAAGGATATCGCCTGCGCCGTGGGCGTCGTGGGTTTGTGCACCGCCGCGAGCTTCGCCATGTTCCCCTATCTGGCCCTGGCCAACCTGATCATGGTCTACCTCGTGGGGGTCATGGCCGTGGCGGTCTGGCTCCCCAGGCGGGCATCGGCCCTGGCCTCGATGCTCTCCGTGCTGGCCTTCGACTTCTGCTTCGTGCCGCCGCGCTTCAGCTTCACGGTGTCAGACGTGGATTACCTGGTCACCTTCGTGGTGATGTTCCTGGTGGCCCTGGTCCTCTCCGGCATGGCCTCCCGCATCAAGGCGCAGGCGGACAACGCAGGGCAGCTGGAACGGCAGGCATCCGATCTCTCCGACCTCTCGCGGCATCTGGCCTCCACCCGGGGCACCGCCAACCTGCTGCGGGTGGCCCACGAACATCTGGCCCGGGTGTTCGGGTGCAAAGCCGTGGTCTTCACTCCGGGCGCCCCGGGCAGGCTGGAAATCGTGTTCATGCCGGACAGCGACGACGTGCTCTCCGAGAAGGACCTGGGCGTGGCCCAGTGGGTGTTCGACAACGGCAAACCGGCCGGGCTGTCCACCCAGACGCTTTCCGATTCGGAGGCGCTCTTCCTGCCCTTGCCAGGATCGGAGGACACCATCGGTGTGGTCGGGCTCAAGCCCTTCGATGAGGAAGCCCGGGAGGCGATCCTGCTCCCGGACAAGCGCAGGCTCCTGGACGTCTTCATCCAGCAGACGGCGCTGGCGCTCGATGTGGACAGGCTGGAGGAAAAGGCGCGGGCCACCCTCGTGGAGGCCGAGCGGGAGAAGCTCCGGGCCTCGCTCCTGTCCACGGTGACCCACGACTTCAAGACCCCGCTGGCGGCCATCTCCGGTTCCGCGCAGAGCCTCATGGCCCTGGGGGAAGCCGCCGGGCCGGAGGTGCGCCGCGCCCTGGAGGAGAACATCGCCGGGGAGGCGTCCCGGCTGGAGCGCCTGGTGGACAACCTGCTGCGCATCGCCGCACTGGAATCCGGCGCGGTCGTCCCGGACCTGAAGCCTGTTCCCCTGGAGGAGGTCCTCGGCAGCACGCTGTCCCGGCTGGAGTCCGTTCTTTCGGGGCGGCAGATCGGGCTGCGCATCCCCGGCGACCTTCCGCCCATCCCCATGGACGAAGTGCTCATGGAGCAGGTGTTCCTGAACCTCCTGGAGAACGCCGCCAAGTACACGCCCCCGGGCACGAGCATCGACATCGTGGCCCACACCCGCAAGAAGAGCGTGGTGATCGAGGTGCGCGACAACGGACCGGGGCTGCCGCCTGGCGACCACGAAAAGCTCTTCGAGCGCTTCCAGCGGGGCGACCGGGGCGGCCAGGAAGGCTACGGACTGGGCCTGGCCATCTGCCGGGCGGTGGTCAAGGCGCACGGCGGGACCATCTCCGCGCGGGACAACGCCCCCTCCGGGGCGCGGTTCACACTAACCCTTCCCCTGCATGAGCATGAAGAAAGCAACCATACTGGTCGTTGACGACGAGGCGGCCATCAGGCGTTTCCTCAAGCCCTTCCTTGAAGCGGAGGGCTATTCCGTCCTCGAGGCGGCCAGCGGCCGGGAGGCCCTTTCCATGGCCTCGTCCCACGACCCGGAGGTGATCCTCCTGGACCTGGGCCTGCCGGACCTGGACGGGGAAGAAATCCTCGAGGGCCTGCCGCCCTGGGCCAAGGCGCGGGTGATCGTGGTCTCGGCGCGCGGCAATGAGCAGGACAAGGTGTCGGCCCTGGACAAGGGCGCGAGCGACTACCTGACCAAACCCTTCAGCCTGGCTGAACTGGCCGCCAGGATACGGGTGGTCCTGCGGCGCGAGGCAAACCGCGAGGCCCCTCAGCCGACCCGCTATGCCTTCGGCGGCCTGGTCATCGACCTGGATGGCCATGCGGTCAGCCTGGACGGGGAGGAAGTCCACCTGACGCCGACCGAATTCAAGATGCTGGCTTATCTGGCGGGGCACGCGGGCAAGGTGGTGACCCACGGGCAGCTCCTGCGGGAAGTCTGGGGCAAGCACAGCCAGGGGCAGGAGCACTACGTGCGCATCCACGTCCACAAGCTGCGCCAGAAGATCGAGAAGGACCCGGCCCGCCCCAGGCATCTGCACACCGAGACGGGGGTGGGGTATCGTTTCAAGGAGTGACGCTGGACGGACGTCCGCGCGTTCGCCCGCTTCACGCCCGGCACCGCTTCATTCTGTTGCGGATTTGGCGTGACTCCGTCTTGAGGGGGCTACCCTCCCCGCCCCCCCCTCAGTGGTCCCATCCACCCGGTAAAGGCTCTAGTTGGAACGCCCGCGGTCCGGAGGATTACCAATCTAGCAA includes:
- the kdpB gene encoding potassium-transporting ATPase subunit KdpB; amino-acid sequence: MSKKDTSRPLFDPAIVRQAGVECFRKLTPASQARNPVMFTVYVGSILTSFLAVQAYLGQGEAPFGFVASISAWLWATVLFANFAEAMAEGRGKAQAAALRGLRQDVSAKRLVHPRRDSPYVQFSAQNLHRGDLVLVEAGDIIPSDGEIVEGIASVDEAAITGESAPVIREAGGDRSAVTGGTRLLSDWLIVKVAAESGETFLDRMISLVEGAKRRKTPNEIALNILLASLTLVFLVVCATLRPMSAYAVAMTGQGAAVTITALTALFVCLAPTTIGGLLSAIGIAGMDRLIQSNVIATSGRAVEAAGDVDVLLLDKTGTITLGNRQATTFLPVKGVDERELAETAQMASLADETPEGRSIVVLAKERFGIRGHELHDLRATFVPFTAQTRLSGVNLPGRSLRKGAPDAIKALAEQSGERIPEELDRFIHDVAKSGGTPLLVAENGRPLGVVWLKDIVKGGIRDRFAELRSMGIKTIMVTGDNSLTAAAIAAEAGVDDFLAEATPEAKLARIRQYQAEGKMVAMTGDGTNDAPALAQADVGVAMNSGTQAAKEAGNMVDLDSNPTKLLEVVAIGKQLLMTRGSLTTFSISNDIAKYFAIIPAVFAGIYPQLGALDVMGLATPKSAILSAVVFNALVIMFLIPLALKGVKYVPLPAAVALRRNLLLYGLGGLLVPFAGIKLIDMIIAALGWA
- a CDS encoding sensor histidine kinase, giving the protein MRDEDQRPDPDALLAMVQRDEADKRKGRLRIFLGMAPGVGKTYAMLEAARLKMSEGLDLLAGIVETHGREDTEALTYGMPVLPRQAIDYKGHALQEFDLDGALARRPALILVDELAHTNVPGSRHPKRWQDVDELLEHGLDVWTTLNVQHLESLNDIVAQITGVRVRETVPDAMLEKAESVILVDLPPEDLRQRLSEGKVYLPRQAEWAGENFFRTGNLSALRELALRSTANRVNTEVLIYRQGHSIQTTWPTAERILVCVGPSPTSATLVRAAKRLADGLHAPWHALYIQQRPEGEVTTRAMVNLNLAQELGAQTHVLAGGDVARLIVGFARQHNVTRIVIGKPVKHTLLDMLRGSPVDQLVRLSGEIDVHVIKGQDTKGSAPAKPRAIPRPQWKDIACAVGVVGLCTAASFAMFPYLALANLIMVYLVGVMAVAVWLPRRASALASMLSVLAFDFCFVPPRFSFTVSDVDYLVTFVVMFLVALVLSGMASRIKAQADNAGQLERQASDLSDLSRHLASTRGTANLLRVAHEHLARVFGCKAVVFTPGAPGRLEIVFMPDSDDVLSEKDLGVAQWVFDNGKPAGLSTQTLSDSEALFLPLPGSEDTIGVVGLKPFDEEAREAILLPDKRRLLDVFIQQTALALDVDRLEEKARATLVEAEREKLRASLLSTVTHDFKTPLAAISGSAQSLMALGEAAGPEVRRALEENIAGEASRLERLVDNLLRIAALESGAVVPDLKPVPLEEVLGSTLSRLESVLSGRQIGLRIPGDLPPIPMDEVLMEQVFLNLLENAAKYTPPGTSIDIVAHTRKKSVVIEVRDNGPGLPPGDHEKLFERFQRGDRGGQEGYGLGLAICRAVVKAHGGTISARDNAPSGARFTLTLPLHEHEESNHTGR
- a CDS encoding response regulator, with the translated sequence MKKATILVVDDEAAIRRFLKPFLEAEGYSVLEAASGREALSMASSHDPEVILLDLGLPDLDGEEILEGLPPWAKARVIVVSARGNEQDKVSALDKGASDYLTKPFSLAELAARIRVVLRREANREAPQPTRYAFGGLVIDLDGHAVSLDGEEVHLTPTEFKMLAYLAGHAGKVVTHGQLLREVWGKHSQGQEHYVRIHVHKLRQKIEKDPARPRHLHTETGVGYRFKE
- the kdpC gene encoding potassium-transporting ATPase subunit KdpC, with the protein product MFSIFIKQLKPAVLMLFWMTLLTGLAYPLGMTGLGAALFPAQAGGSLIKTDGGVAGSALIGQAFASDKYFHGRPSATSPYEYNAGASAGSNLGPSNPALFEAVAERAAGITAENGGGPVPMDLATASASGLDPHITPEAAAFQLARVAKARDMSPGTLAELVAKHTRDSLFGFWGEPRVNVLQLNLALDAAGKKE